In Leptotrichia sp. oral taxon 215 str. W9775, a single genomic region encodes these proteins:
- a CDS encoding UDP-N-acetylmuramoyl-L-alanyl-D-glutamate--2,6-diaminopimelate ligase, protein MYRIFDNISYEILNEGEKFEIAGIEYDSRKIRENFVFIAMTGNNVDGHDFIQKAIDSGAKMIVAEKRVNVSGYSNYEKVSFILIENVRKSLGIIASNYYNYPQNKLKIVGITGTNGKTTSSYILENILEKTARIGTTGNRILDEEFETVNTTPESLELIKLINESVKRGVEYFIMEVSSHALEIGRVNMLEFDSAIFTNLTQDHLDFHGTMENYFNAKRKIFSMLRKDGTGVINIDDGYGKRIVSEKSVNGTSNTQDNTVGSKKENKYFSISVNDKTADLYGEIVKYTNDGMKIKIIHGKDEYILDVNLVGEYNLHNILGCVASALSLGTGMDKIVEKLEKMPSVPGRFETVKNNMNVRIVVDYAHTDDGLMNVGTTLKKITENRVVTIFGAGGDRDNKKRPKMAKAAAEFSDYIILTSDNPRTEDPMVILKEVESGLTEINFPKEKYIIIEDREQAIKYAVQEIIREGDSLLIAGKGHETYQIIGKEKRHFDDRETVKKHLI, encoded by the coding sequence ATGTACAGAATATTTGATAATATCTCCTATGAAATTTTAAATGAAGGAGAAAAATTTGAAATAGCAGGAATTGAGTACGATTCTAGAAAAATAAGGGAAAACTTTGTTTTTATAGCAATGACAGGAAATAATGTTGACGGGCATGACTTTATTCAGAAGGCCATTGATAGTGGTGCTAAAATGATAGTTGCTGAAAAAAGAGTCAATGTATCCGGATATAGCAATTATGAAAAAGTTTCCTTTATACTTATAGAAAATGTAAGGAAAAGTTTGGGAATAATAGCTTCAAATTACTATAACTACCCACAGAATAAATTGAAAATAGTAGGGATAACAGGAACAAATGGAAAAACGACATCAAGTTATATCCTTGAAAATATACTTGAAAAAACAGCAAGGATTGGAACTACAGGAAACAGAATACTTGACGAGGAATTTGAGACAGTGAATACAACCCCTGAATCTCTTGAACTTATAAAACTGATAAATGAAAGTGTAAAAAGAGGAGTAGAGTATTTTATAATGGAAGTCAGTTCGCATGCGCTTGAAATAGGCCGTGTAAATATGCTGGAATTTGATTCTGCAATATTTACCAATCTTACTCAGGATCATCTTGATTTTCATGGTACAATGGAAAATTACTTCAATGCAAAAAGAAAAATCTTTTCCATGCTTAGAAAAGACGGTACAGGAGTTATAAATATAGATGATGGGTATGGTAAAAGAATAGTTTCTGAAAAATCTGTTAATGGGACAAGCAACACTCAAGATAATACTGTAGGAAGTAAGAAGGAAAATAAATATTTTTCAATAAGTGTAAATGATAAAACTGCAGATTTATATGGAGAAATAGTAAAATACACTAATGACGGTATGAAAATAAAAATTATTCATGGAAAAGATGAATATATTCTGGATGTAAATCTTGTAGGAGAATACAATCTGCATAATATTCTTGGATGTGTGGCTTCGGCACTGTCATTGGGAACAGGAATGGACAAGATTGTAGAAAAGCTTGAAAAGATGCCTTCTGTACCTGGAAGATTTGAAACTGTAAAAAATAATATGAATGTAAGAATTGTAGTGGATTATGCCCATACAGATGATGGACTTATGAATGTAGGAACTACATTGAAGAAAATAACAGAAAATAGGGTTGTCACTATATTTGGTGCAGGTGGAGACAGGGATAATAAGAAAAGACCTAAAATGGCAAAGGCTGCCGCAGAATTTAGTGATTACATAATATTGACTTCAGATAATCCGAGAACGGAAGATCCTATGGTGATACTGAAGGAAGTTGAATCAGGTCTTACTGAAATAAATTTTCCTAAGGAAAAGTATATAATTATTGAAGACAGGGAACAGGCTATAAAATATGCGGTTCAGGAAATAATCAGGGAAGGGGACAGCCTTCTTATAGCAGGAAAAGGGCATGAAACCTATCAGATTATAGGAAAGGAAAAAAGACATTTTGATGACAGGGAAACTGTAAAAAAACATTTGATATAA
- a CDS encoding extracellular solute-binding protein gives SSGSGDSGSKELNIYTWTYFIPQEVIDDFQKETGIKVNLSYYDNNDVMIAKLMSGAKGFDIVSPSTDYVDVLIKSGLIEKLDKQKLGETFNNLDKDGLKLEELSKIYDPGLNYSIPYTYSATGVAVNKKFMKDYP, from the coding sequence AAAGCAGTGGAAGTGGAGATTCAGGAAGTAAGGAACTGAATATTTATACATGGACATATTTTATACCGCAGGAAGTAATAGACGATTTTCAGAAGGAAACGGGAATAAAGGTAAATCTGAGCTATTATGACAATAATGATGTAATGATAGCAAAATTAATGTCGGGTGCAAAGGGATTTGACATAGTTTCACCATCTACAGATTATGTTGATGTGCTTATAAAGAGCGGACTTATAGAAAAACTTGACAAGCAGAAACTGGGAGAAACTTTTAACAACCTTGATAAGGATGGACTTAAGCTTGAGGAACTTTCAAAAATATACGATCCAGGCTTAAATTACTCAATACCTTATACATATTCTGCAACAGGAGTAGCGGTAAATAAAAAATTTATGAAAGATTACCC
- a CDS encoding extracellular solute-binding protein, with product YPSDSADDKQLEEAKNRILEWKKNLAKFDATAFGKSVATGEFYAAHGYAENVYGELDEAEYGNFDFFIPKDAMMYIDSMAIVKNSPNKENAYKFLEFLYRPENFIKVYEQFKAPSVIKGIEEKSKIKSLVNRAQVVENAKLPGALSDEAKEKQDKIWNEIKLAN from the coding sequence TTATCCTTCAGATTCAGCAGATGACAAGCAGTTAGAGGAAGCTAAAAATAGAATCCTTGAATGGAAGAAAAATCTTGCAAAATTTGATGCAACAGCTTTTGGTAAGAGTGTGGCTACTGGAGAATTCTATGCTGCCCACGGATATGCTGAAAATGTCTATGGTGAACTGGATGAAGCTGAATACGGAAACTTTGATTTCTTTATACCTAAAGATGCAATGATGTATATAGATAGCATGGCTATTGTAAAAAATTCACCTAATAAGGAAAATGCCTATAAATTTTTAGAATTTTTATACAGACCTGAAAACTTCATAAAAGTATATGAACAGTTTAAGGCTCCTTCAGTTATAAAAGGAATTGAAGAAAAATCAAAGATAAAATCACTTGTAAATAGAGCTCAGGTTGTGGAAAATGCTAAACTTCCTGGAGCATTATCAGATGAAGCAAAAGAAAAACAGGATAAAATATGGAATGAAATAAAACTGGCAAACTAA
- a CDS encoding transposase — MFFYSFPVIKMSFFLSYNLISFMPFPCYKKTVPFPDYFLNRIFYSTEGIIRYLGRYRARSPVAEYKITEIDDGKVTFFFNDLANNKKKTYITIFRNITTKIVTNIEIRCLILLFIY, encoded by the coding sequence ATGTTTTTTTACAGTTTCCCTGTCATCAAAATGTCTTTTTTCCTTTCCTATAATCTGATAAGTTTCATGCCCTTTCCCTGCTATAAGAAGACTGTCCCCTTCCCTGATTATTTCCTAAACCGCATATTTTACAGCACAGAGGGTATTATCAGATATCTCGGAAGATACCGCGCACGTTCACCTGTTGCCGAATACAAGATTACCGAAATTGATGATGGTAAAGTTACCTTCTTTTTCAATGATTTGGCTAACAATAAAAAGAAAACTTACATTACTATATTTAGGAATATTACTACAAAAATAGTTACAAATATAGAAATCCGTTGCTTAATTTTATTATTCATATATTAG
- a CDS encoding extracellular solute-binding protein, with protein sequence SSGSGDSGSKELNIYTWTYFIPQEIIDNFQKETGIKVNLSYYDNNDVMLAKLMSGAKGFDIVSPSTDYVDVLRKSGLIEKLDKKKLGETFNNLDKDGLKLEELSKIYDPGLDYSIPYAYFATGIAVNKKFMKDYP encoded by the coding sequence AAAGCAGTGGAAGTGGAGATTCAGGAAGTAAGGAGCTGAATATTTATACATGGACGTATTTTATACCGCAGGAAATAATAGACAATTTTCAGAAGGAAACTGGAATAAAGGTAAATTTGAGCTATTATGATAATAATGATGTTATGCTAGCAAAATTAATGTCAGGAGCAAAGGGATTTGACATAGTTTCACCATCTACAGATTATGTTGATGTTCTTAGAAAAAGTGGGCTTATAGAAAAATTGGATAAGAAGAAACTGGGAGAAACTTTTAACAACCTTGATAAGGATGGACTTAAGCTTGAGGAACTTTCAAAAATATATGATCCAGGCTTAGATTACTCAATACCTTATGCATATTTTGCAACAGGAATAGCGGTAAATAAAAAATTTATGAAAGATTACCC
- a CDS encoding extracellular solute-binding protein, with translation YPSDSADDKQLQEAKNKILEWKKNLAKFDATSFAKGVATGEFYAVHGYAENVYGELEESEYGNFDFFIPKDAMMYIDSMAIVKNSPNKENAYKFLEFLYRPENFIKVYEFFKTPSVIKGVEEKSKVKPTVNRAQVVENAKLPGALSDEAKEKQDKIWNEIKLAN, from the coding sequence TTATCCTTCAGATTCAGCAGATGACAAGCAGTTACAGGAAGCTAAAAATAAAATTCTTGAATGGAAGAAAAATCTTGCAAAATTTGATGCAACATCTTTTGCTAAGGGTGTGGCTACTGGAGAATTCTATGCTGTCCATGGATATGCTGAAAATGTCTATGGTGAACTGGAAGAATCTGAATACGGAAACTTTGATTTCTTTATACCTAAAGATGCAATGATGTATATAGATAGCATGGCTATTGTAAAAAATTCACCTAATAAGGAAAATGCCTATAAATTTTTAGAATTTTTATACAGACCTGAAAACTTCATAAAAGTATATGAATTCTTTAAGACTCCTTCCGTTATAAAAGGCGTTGAAGAAAAATCAAAGGTAAAACCAACTGTAAATAGAGCTCAGGTTGTTGAAAATGCTAAACTTCCTGGAGCATTATCAGATGAAGCAAAAGAAAAACAGGATAAAATATGGAATGAAATAAAACTGGCAAACTAA
- a CDS encoding Gfo/Idh/MocA family protein has product MKNINYGIIGTGYFGAHLGRILNKIEGAKVVAIYDPENTKNISEELGCEVSENIQELCARDDIDAIIVASPNGAHKEAVLEAAKNKKHVFCEKPIALSYKECSEMIEATKKNGVIFMAGHVMNFMNGVRKIKQLINDGVIGEVLHCHSMRNGWEKEQKEISWKKIKELSGGHLYHHIHELDFIQFIMGVPEKVTMVGGNIAHQGEKFGDEDDALFITLEFPNKRFATLQYGSAFRWPDHSVKIQGTKGAILLDLQDVGVTLKIDDKEEKFLLHRTKEEDDDRTRIYKGLEMDGAIMYGKPDRIPPLWLHGIMEMEMEFLHNVLQGAEVDKEFIPLLDGTAARDSILTADALTKSLEEDRKVKISELL; this is encoded by the coding sequence ATGAAAAATATAAATTACGGAATAATAGGAACCGGATATTTTGGAGCACATTTAGGAAGAATATTAAATAAAATCGAAGGAGCAAAAGTTGTTGCCATTTATGATCCGGAAAATACAAAAAATATTTCTGAAGAACTTGGATGTGAAGTTTCAGAAAACATTCAGGAATTATGTGCAAGGGATGATATTGATGCAATAATAGTTGCTTCTCCAAATGGAGCACATAAGGAAGCCGTTTTAGAAGCTGCTAAAAATAAGAAACATGTATTCTGTGAAAAGCCTATCGCACTTTCATACAAGGAATGTTCTGAAATGATAGAAGCTACAAAAAAGAATGGTGTAATCTTCATGGCAGGACACGTAATGAACTTCATGAATGGTGTAAGAAAAATAAAACAATTAATAAATGATGGTGTTATTGGAGAAGTTTTACATTGCCATTCTATGAGAAATGGATGGGAAAAGGAACAAAAGGAAATTAGCTGGAAAAAAATAAAGGAACTTTCAGGAGGCCACCTGTATCATCATATACATGAACTGGACTTTATACAGTTTATAATGGGAGTGCCTGAAAAAGTAACAATGGTTGGAGGAAACATCGCCCATCAAGGAGAAAAATTTGGTGATGAAGATGATGCCCTTTTCATAACACTTGAATTTCCAAATAAAAGATTTGCAACTTTACAGTATGGATCTGCATTCAGATGGCCTGACCATTCTGTAAAAATTCAAGGAACTAAAGGAGCTATCCTACTGGATCTTCAGGATGTAGGAGTCACTTTAAAAATTGATGATAAAGAAGAAAAATTCCTGCTTCATCGTACTAAAGAAGAAGATGATGACAGAACAAGAATATATAAAGGACTGGAAATGGACGGTGCAATAATGTACGGTAAACCTGACAGAATCCCTCCTTTATGGCTGCATGGAATCATGGAAATGGAAATGGAATTTCTACATAATGTTCTTCAGGGAGCTGAAGTTGATAAAGAATTCATTCCATTACTGGACGGTACTGCCGCAAGAGATTCCATTCTGACAGCAGATGCCCTTACTAAGTCTTTGGAAGAAGACAGAAAAGTAAAAATATCTGAACTTTTGTAA
- a CDS encoding carbohydrate ABC transporter permease has translation MKYSYKNNIYTGLIYLLLTVMAIIAVFPLIWIILSSIKPSSEMSNSPLAFIPKKITFDYYRQVLFSLNFIRNIKNSLVISFTATVITIIVSALGAYGIVRFFPKVGKKMTKMLITTYMFPTILLAVPYVTVMAKLGLINTWIGVVITYLSFSIPYAIWMLIGFFQTVPIGIEEAAKVDGVGKFGIFFQIVLPIVSPGIVSTAIYTFINTWNEFLYALLLINNSEKMPLSIALYSLTGSEILDWGQMMAASVIVILPSVVFFMIIQNKIAGGLSDGSVK, from the coding sequence ATGAAATACAGTTATAAAAATAATATCTATACTGGATTAATCTATTTACTTTTAACTGTTATGGCAATAATTGCCGTTTTCCCTCTAATATGGATTATTCTTTCTTCCATAAAGCCTTCAAGCGAAATGTCCAACAGTCCATTGGCTTTTATTCCTAAAAAAATTACATTCGATTATTATAGACAGGTTCTGTTTAGTCTGAATTTTATAAGAAATATAAAAAACAGTTTAGTTATATCTTTTACAGCCACTGTAATAACTATAATCGTTTCAGCCCTTGGAGCTTATGGAATTGTAAGATTTTTCCCTAAAGTAGGTAAAAAAATGACAAAAATGCTTATTACTACATATATGTTTCCTACTATCCTGCTGGCTGTCCCATACGTTACAGTTATGGCAAAATTAGGATTAATTAATACATGGATTGGTGTAGTTATTACTTATCTGTCGTTTTCCATACCATATGCAATATGGATGCTGATAGGATTTTTTCAAACTGTTCCTATTGGAATTGAGGAAGCCGCAAAGGTTGACGGAGTAGGAAAATTCGGAATATTTTTTCAGATTGTACTTCCTATAGTGTCTCCAGGAATTGTTTCAACTGCCATTTACACATTTATCAATACATGGAATGAATTTCTGTATGCACTGCTATTAATAAATAACTCTGAAAAAATGCCTCTGTCAATAGCCCTCTACTCTTTAACAGGTTCAGAAATACTGGACTGGGGACAGATGATGGCTGCATCAGTAATTGTAATCCTGCCTTCAGTAGTGTTCTTTATGATTATACAGAACAAGATTGCAGGAGGATTATCAGACGGGTCAGTTAAGTAA
- a CDS encoding carbohydrate ABC transporter permease, with protein MKKNKMKIDKINLVFVLPAMLIVFLLLVYPIISSVYFSFTSKNLIRPYYKWIWFDNFKFVLTNPEFYHAFLTSIKWTVLSITGQLLVGFIAALSLNRIPKFSGFYRTLLIIPWAFPAIVIAFSWKWILNDVYGFIPNLLTQLHITKENINFLADPKTAFWIVLFINIWFGAPLFMVNILAALKTIPREQYEAAIVDGASSFQVFRYITIRHIRGVIGLLVVLRTIWVFNNFDLLYLLTGGGPSDLTTTLPIYAYKTGWNLKRLGTASAVTILLLLFLMAVCFGYFKLLNRWEREDDK; from the coding sequence ATGAAAAAGAATAAAATGAAAATCGATAAGATAAATCTGGTGTTTGTTTTACCAGCCATGTTAATAGTTTTTCTTCTGCTGGTTTATCCTATAATTTCCAGTGTATATTTTAGCTTTACATCGAAAAACTTAATTAGACCGTATTACAAGTGGATCTGGTTTGACAACTTCAAATTTGTCCTTACTAACCCTGAATTTTATCATGCATTCCTGACTTCAATAAAATGGACTGTTTTATCAATTACAGGACAGCTTCTGGTAGGATTTATAGCTGCTCTTTCCTTAAACAGAATTCCAAAATTTTCGGGATTTTATAGAACTTTACTTATTATCCCATGGGCGTTTCCTGCTATCGTTATAGCATTTTCATGGAAATGGATTTTAAACGATGTTTATGGATTTATACCGAATTTACTTACACAACTGCATATTACAAAGGAAAACATAAACTTTCTGGCAGATCCGAAAACCGCCTTCTGGATAGTACTGTTTATAAATATATGGTTTGGAGCACCTCTGTTTATGGTAAATATTCTGGCAGCCTTAAAGACTATTCCGCGTGAACAGTATGAAGCGGCTATTGTTGACGGTGCATCTTCTTTTCAGGTATTCCGTTACATAACAATAAGACATATACGTGGAGTTATAGGATTACTGGTTGTTTTAAGAACAATATGGGTCTTCAACAACTTTGACCTGCTTTATCTGCTGACTGGAGGAGGACCTTCAGACTTGACCACTACATTACCAATATATGCATACAAGACAGGATGGAATTTAAAAAGATTAGGAACAGCATCTGCAGTCACTATTCTACTGCTTCTGTTTCTAATGGCTGTGTGTTTTGGATATTTCAAACTGCTTAACAGATGGGAAAGAGAGGATGATAAATAA
- a CDS encoding ABC transporter substrate-binding protein: MKKKIILLLISVLFLIISCGGSKQSNETGELEGEIVFWHSFTQGPRNEFMKQAAEEFMKKHPKVKIKIETFAWPEFYTKWTTGLQAGQVPDVSTALPNHVVELLQADALVPIDDVIDHIGKDRFYAAPLTEGEMNGKHYSIPLYSHAQVMWYRKDLLQAAGLEVPKTWAELFEAAKKLNNPPQVYGLSVPMGLGDMMATRFLNFYVRSAGETLITKDGKANLTSKAAIDGINYWVNMYKAVSPKGSVNFKVLDQATLYYQGKTAFDFNSGFQIGGVKQNSPDLLDKIAAAPIPKVNAADPERGIETSNIPIIVWKNSKHPEIAKAFVESLYEKEKYIKFLHSVPGGMLPALKDISNDPAYLDNPIIKQFQDTITVINNAVDKGTAIGMEFGPKPEAGIITSQGVIEKMFQEIILKNVPVEEAAKKAEKELNDLFAAAK; the protein is encoded by the coding sequence ATGAAAAAGAAGATTATTCTGTTACTTATCTCAGTATTATTTCTTATTATTTCCTGCGGAGGTTCAAAACAGTCAAATGAAACAGGAGAACTTGAAGGAGAAATAGTATTCTGGCATTCATTTACTCAAGGACCTAGAAACGAGTTCATGAAACAGGCTGCTGAAGAATTTATGAAAAAACATCCGAAAGTAAAAATTAAAATTGAAACATTTGCATGGCCTGAATTTTACACTAAATGGACAACAGGATTACAGGCCGGACAAGTTCCTGATGTAAGTACAGCTTTACCTAACCATGTTGTAGAACTGTTACAGGCAGATGCTTTAGTTCCTATTGATGATGTAATCGATCATATTGGAAAAGATAGATTTTACGCTGCTCCTCTTACAGAAGGGGAAATGAATGGAAAACATTATTCTATACCTCTATATTCACACGCTCAGGTAATGTGGTACAGAAAAGATTTATTACAGGCTGCAGGACTTGAAGTTCCAAAAACATGGGCAGAATTATTTGAAGCGGCTAAAAAATTAAATAATCCTCCTCAAGTTTATGGATTATCAGTTCCTATGGGACTTGGAGATATGATGGCAACTAGATTCCTTAACTTCTATGTCCGTTCAGCAGGAGAAACTTTAATAACTAAAGACGGAAAAGCAAACCTTACAAGCAAGGCTGCCATAGATGGGATAAATTACTGGGTAAATATGTATAAAGCAGTATCTCCAAAAGGTTCTGTAAACTTTAAAGTATTAGATCAGGCTACACTTTATTATCAAGGTAAAACAGCTTTTGACTTTAACAGTGGATTCCAAATTGGAGGAGTTAAACAGAACTCACCTGATTTACTGGACAAAATAGCTGCCGCACCAATACCTAAAGTAAATGCAGCAGATCCTGAACGGGGAATAGAAACTTCAAATATACCTATAATCGTATGGAAAAATAGTAAACACCCTGAAATTGCAAAAGCTTTTGTTGAAAGTTTATATGAAAAAGAAAAATACATTAAATTCTTACATTCTGTTCCAGGTGGTATGTTACCAGCCTTAAAAGATATTTCAAATGATCCTGCATACCTGGATAATCCAATAATCAAACAATTCCAGGATACAATCACAGTTATTAACAATGCTGTTGATAAAGGTACTGCAATTGGAATGGAATTTGGTCCAAAACCTGAAGCCGGAATAATTACAAGCCAAGGTGTAATTGAAAAGATGTTCCAGGAAATTATACTTAAAAATGTTCCCGTGGAAGAAGCTGCAAAAAAAGCTGAAAAGGAACTAAACGACTTATTTGCCGCGGCAAAATAA
- a CDS encoding AraC family transcriptional regulator — MENNSLMKAFHLAFLYVDTYTFNRDWKFQEEKVPYSMIRFIVEGNAKFIIDDNVYDVGKNDIIYIPESCNLQCMSVSNHFSFISIRFTASYSIHGLKIWSEIMDFDTQIKCEDKFIIDCFYSMIKEKNANRLGTSFVLRGYLEIIVGYLINISKEKGESRTCKIQYYNREIDSRVQAIVNDMINNPFREFSTEFYCRLSDISEASFRRLFKKHTGKSPNKFFMEIKMTVAARRILETDDRISEVCRHVGIEDANYFTKIFKKYFRVSPHIYRKISRG, encoded by the coding sequence ATGGAAAACAACTCATTAATGAAGGCATTCCATCTGGCTTTTCTTTATGTTGATACATATACCTTCAATAGGGACTGGAAATTTCAGGAAGAAAAGGTACCTTACTCAATGATAAGGTTTATAGTGGAGGGAAATGCAAAATTTATAATAGATGACAATGTATACGATGTGGGTAAAAATGATATTATTTACATACCTGAAAGCTGTAACCTTCAGTGTATGTCTGTTTCAAATCATTTTTCCTTTATAAGTATCAGATTTACTGCCTCCTATTCTATACATGGACTAAAAATATGGTCTGAAATAATGGATTTTGATACACAGATTAAATGTGAAGATAAATTTATTATTGACTGTTTTTATTCAATGATAAAGGAAAAAAATGCCAATAGATTGGGGACTTCCTTTGTTTTAAGGGGATATCTGGAAATAATAGTAGGTTATTTAATAAATATTTCAAAGGAAAAAGGGGAAAGCAGAACATGTAAAATTCAGTATTACAACAGGGAAATAGACAGCAGGGTACAGGCAATTGTAAATGATATGATAAATAATCCCTTTAGGGAATTTTCAACAGAATTCTACTGCAGATTGTCTGATATAAGTGAGGCGTCTTTCAGAAGACTGTTTAAAAAGCATACAGGGAAATCACCAAATAAATTTTTTATGGAAATTAAAATGACAGTTGCCGCAAGAAGAATTCTTGAGACAGACGACAGGATATCAGAAGTGTGTAGACACGTAGGAATTGAAGATGCCAACTATTTCACGAAAATTTTTAAGAAATATTTCAGGGTTTCTCCGCATATTTACAGAAAAATAAGTAGAGGATAA
- the argS gene encoding arginine--tRNA ligase: MELLTIQLKELFKKNINRIFNSDFSDKIDIQNSTKKEFGDFQTNFAMITSKIIGKNPREIANEIIEKFEADDIIEKLEVAGPGFINIYLKNNFINNEIKKIGEEKYDFSFLNTDRTVVIDYSSPNIAKRMHVGHLRSTIIGESIKRIMQFLGFKVFGDNHIGDWGTQFGKLIVAYERWLDKEAYENDPIEELERIYVLFSDKAKEDPSLNDIAREELRKLQAGDEKNNALWKEFINISINEYNKIYKRFDIKFDFYNGESFYNDMMPDVLEDLKARKIAREDDDALVVFFDEETKLHPCIVQKKDGSFLYSTSDLATIKYRKDELNADMGLYVVDERQQEHFKQVFEIARMTGAPYDYEKVHIQFGIMRFANGVILSTRGGNVIRLIDLLNKAQEEVRKVIDEKNPDLPEAEKDIISDIVGTGAIKYFDLSQNRTSPILFDWDKVLSFEGNTGPYLQYTYVRIMSLLRKMESENISVDKSKDIILDDMNDIERDLAVMLLRFPQVVVKAYEGFKPNLIADYLFDLAKTYNNFYNSKSILKEENKDVMQARILLSIKAADILKQGLSLLSIQTVERM; encoded by the coding sequence ATGGAATTACTTACTATTCAATTGAAGGAACTCTTCAAAAAAAATATAAACCGTATTTTTAACAGTGATTTCTCAGATAAAATCGATATCCAAAATTCTACAAAAAAAGAATTTGGTGATTTTCAGACAAATTTTGCCATGATAACTTCAAAAATCATAGGTAAAAATCCAAGAGAAATAGCCAATGAAATCATAGAAAAGTTTGAAGCTGATGACATCATCGAAAAACTTGAAGTAGCAGGGCCTGGATTTATAAACATCTATCTGAAAAATAACTTTATTAATAATGAAATTAAAAAAATAGGGGAGGAAAAATATGATTTTTCATTCCTTAACACTGACAGAACTGTTGTAATTGACTATTCTTCTCCAAACATTGCAAAGCGTATGCACGTTGGGCACTTAAGAAGTACAATTATTGGAGAATCTATAAAAAGAATTATGCAGTTCCTAGGATTTAAAGTTTTCGGAGATAACCACATAGGAGACTGGGGAACTCAGTTTGGAAAACTTATTGTTGCTTACGAACGTTGGCTTGACAAGGAAGCTTATGAAAATGATCCGATAGAAGAACTTGAAAGAATATATGTACTTTTCTCTGATAAAGCAAAAGAAGATCCTTCCCTAAACGACATTGCAAGGGAAGAACTTAGAAAACTTCAGGCGGGAGACGAAAAAAACAACGCCCTTTGGAAGGAATTTATTAATATTTCAATAAATGAATACAATAAAATTTATAAAAGATTTGATATTAAATTTGACTTCTACAATGGTGAATCATTCTATAATGATATGATGCCTGACGTACTTGAAGATTTAAAAGCAAGAAAAATTGCAAGGGAAGATGACGATGCACTTGTTGTTTTCTTTGATGAAGAAACAAAACTTCACCCATGTATAGTTCAGAAAAAGGATGGAAGCTTCCTTTATTCAACTTCTGACCTTGCGACTATTAAATATAGAAAAGATGAATTAAACGCTGATATGGGGTTATATGTTGTTGATGAAAGACAGCAGGAACACTTTAAGCAAGTATTTGAAATTGCAAGAATGACAGGAGCACCTTATGATTATGAAAAAGTTCATATTCAATTTGGTATTATGAGATTTGCAAATGGAGTTATCCTATCTACAAGAGGTGGAAATGTAATCAGACTTATCGACCTTCTGAATAAAGCACAGGAAGAAGTAAGAAAAGTTATAGATGAAAAGAATCCTGATTTACCTGAAGCTGAAAAGGATATTATCTCAGATATAGTTGGAACAGGAGCAATAAAATACTTTGACCTGAGCCAGAACAGAACTTCACCTATATTATTTGACTGGGATAAAGTACTAAGCTTCGAAGGAAATACAGGACCATACTTACAATACACTTATGTAAGAATAATGTCCCTTCTGAGAAAAATGGAATCTGAAAATATTTCAGTTGACAAGAGCAAGGATATTATCCTTGATGACATGAATGACATTGAAAGAGACCTTGCAGTTATGCTGTTAAGATTCCCTCAAGTTGTAGTAAAAGCGTATGAAGGATTTAAACCTAACCTGATTGCAGATTATTTATTTGATCTGGCTAAAACTTACAATAACTTCTACAACTCAAAATCTATATTGAAGGAAGAAAACAAGGATGTAATGCAGGCAAGAATATTACTTTCAATAAAGGCTGCAGACATACTGAAACAGGGATTGTCATTGTTATCAATACAGACAGTAGAGAGAATGTAA